DNA sequence from the Halococcus salsus genome:
GTCTCACGGAGGTCCGCGAGCGCGCCGTGGTGAGTCGTCGCCGGCCGGCCGTCGAGCAGCCCCGCGGCGGCGAGGATCATCCCGCCGGTACAGACCGCGGCCATCGTCGTGCCGTCGCGGTGGCGGCGGGTGAGCTCGTCGGGGAGCGCTCCCTGGGATTGGGCCCACGCGCCGCGACCCGCGCGGTCGTTCCAGCCGCCACCGGGGACTACCACGAGGTCGGGGTCGGTCCCGTCGAGCGGTCCCTCGGGTTCGACGACGGTGCCGTGGCTCGCCGTCACCTGCCCTCCGGATTCGAGAGTTCGGTGGGCGACGTCGAACCCGGCCCCGTGGTCGGCGGCGGTGGCGAACACCTCGTACGGGCCGATGGCGTCGAGTTCGTCGAAGCCGTCGTAGAGAAGGACGGCGATGGATTCGATCGATGGTGCGTCCATGTCGTCGGATCAACCGACCGGAGCAAAACCGTTGTCGTCGGATCAGAACAGCACGACCGGCCAGACGTAGGTGAAGAGCAACACGAACAGTCCGGTGAGGACTATCGTCATCAGGACGTTGAGTATCAGCCCCGCCCGGAGCATGTGGGACTGGTTCATGTGGCCGCTGCCGAAGACGATGGCGTTCGGCGGGGTCGCGACCGGGAGCGCGAACGCGAAACTCGCCGCGACGGCCCCGCTGACCGCGAGCACGATGCCGGCGGCGGGTTCCGTAACCTCGAGAGTGCCCGCGAGCACGCCACCGAGCCCGATGAGGATCGGGGCGATGATCGTCGCGGTGGCGGTGTTCGAGGTCATCTCGGGGAGGAAGATGATCGAGAGCACGATCACACCGACCACGACGACGATCGGCATCCCGACGAGCGAGCCGAAGACGGTGTCGGCGAACCACTCGGTCGCGCCGGTGGCTTCGAGCGCGTCCGCGAGCGCGATGCCGCCGCCGAAGAGCAGGATGGTCCCCCAGTCGATGTCCACGAGGTCGTCCCAGTCGGCGGTGTCGGCGAGCACCAGCGCCGGGATGGCGTAGAGCCCGACCATCACGTAGTAGAGGATGCCTTCGTGACCCGTGAGCCCGCCGAAGATCGTCGGCCCGCCGTCGGCCCCGAAGATCGTGTTGAAGATTGGGGCCGGGATGAGGCCCTCGAAGAGGAAGCCGAGTCCGCCGAGCACCCACAGCACGGCCGTCACGGTGAAGATTATCGCGACCCGTCGGCCGCGGGTGCTGAGCGCGCCCTCCTCGCGGAGGTACTCGCGGGCCTCCTCGCGCGCGCCGCTGACGTCGGAGACGTCGGGCGGGTAGAGCCGGAACGTGAGGACGTACCAGACGATCGGGAGGGTGATGATCACGACCGGGAGCCCGATGAGGAGCCAGTCGAAGAAGGAGAGCCGGTAGCCGAGGATCGAGTTGAGCTGGGCCGCGACGATGGCGTTCGGCGGGCTCCCGATGAGGGTGCCGACCCCGCCGACACTGGCGGCGTAGGCGGTCCCGAGCAGGGTGGCGATCTGCATGTTCGAGAACGCCTCCCTGTCCTCGCCCTGTTCTTCGATCTCGTCGCGACCGATGACCTGGGCGAGCACCCCGAGCGCGATGGGGGTCATCATCGCCGTGGTCGCGGTGTTCGAGACCCACATCGAGAGGAAGGCCGTGGCGAGCATCACCGCGAGCACCAGCAGTCGGGCGGAGGCACCGAGTCGGGCGATCATCCAGAGCGCGATCCGGCGGTCGATGTCGTACTTCTGGAGCGCGTTCGCCAGCATGAAGCCGGCGATGAAGAGGAAAATAAATGGATCGGCGAAACCCGCGAGCGCGGGGTCGAGCGTGGGGTAGACCCGGAAAGTCGTCAGCAGTGCGGGTATCGAGAGCGCCGTGACGGCGAGCGGGAGCGCGCCCGAGACCCAGAGCACCGCCGCGAAGTAGGTCGTGGCGACGGCGAACTGGCCGCGCAACGAGAGGCCGGCGGGCGAGGGCGCGAGCGCGATCGCCCCCGCGCCGACGATGGCGACCGCGAACAGGACGAGTCGACCGCCGGCCGTGCCGCGTCCGGGGAGATTCATCCTCGGATGCTCCTCGGGCACCTACCTAAAACTGATGGTCGTTTACGACACCTGGGATTCGGGACGTTTATTCGGGCGTCGGCCGCCCTCTCGGTATGAAAGCCACCGCGCGGGCACATCCGATCCAGGGGCTCGTGAAGTACCACGGGATGCGCGACGACGAGCTTCGCCTGCCCTACCACGACTCGATCAGCGTCTGCACCGCGCCGAGCAAGACCACGACGACCGTCGAGTTCGACGAGAACCTCGACGAGGACTCGTTCGTCATCGACGGCGAGACGGTCGACGGGCGGGGTCGTGAACGGGTCGAGAGCGTGGTCTCGCACGTCCGCGACCTCGCGGACCTCGATATACCTGTTCGCTTCGAGAGCGAGAACGACTTCCCCACGAACGTCGGCTTCGGGTCGTCGTCGTCGGGCTTCGCGGCGGCGGCACGGGCGCTCTGTGCCGCGGCCGACCTCGACCTCTCGCTTCCCGAGGTTTCGACGGTCGCCCGGCGCGGGTCGGCCTCGGCGGCGCGGGCGGTCACGGGCGGCTTCTCCGACCTCCACACGGGCCTCAACGATACCGACTGTCGGTCCGAACGGATCGAGAGCGACCTCGAAGACGACCTCCGGATCGTGGGCGCGCTGGTGCCCGCCTACAAGGAGACCGAGGAGGCCCACCGCGAGGCCGCCGAGAGCCACATGTTCGAGGCGCGGCTCGCCCACATCCACGAACAGCTCGCGGAGGTTCGCGACGCCCTCCGGGAGGGGGACTTCGAGCGGACCTTCTCGACCGCCGAACACGACTCGCTCTCGCTCGCCGCGACCACGATGACCGGTCCCGCCGGCTGGGTCTACTGGCAACCCCGAACCCTCGAGATATTCGAGACGGTGCGCGACCTCCGCGAGGAGGGCCTTCCCGTCTACTTCTCGACGGACACCGGCGCGAGCGTCTACGTCAACACCACCGTCGAACACGTCGACCGGGTCGAGGAAGCCGTCGCCGATTGTGGTGTCGAAACCCGCGTCTGGGAGGTCGGCGGGCCGGCGCGCGTGCTCGACGAGTCCGAAGCCCTCCTTTGAAAAAGTCGGTCACGACCCGATTTTGAATGGGGGCGGCGGGACGGCTGATGCGCGCTCGCGATCGGTGCGAACGGCGGATGAAGTGAGCCGTGAGCCGAGCGAACGAGGAGTGCAGTCGGCTGGGGAGACTCGTGGCTGTCGCGGGGCGGTGTGTGATTCTCTGTTATATCGTGGTCCGTCTGGTACGAACCAGTTGTCAGTCTCATCTCTCGTTTCCGCTGGCTCGTGCCCCGATAACTGATCTCGGCTCCTCTACTACCCGTTCGAAGGGTGGTCCCGCCGCTGTTCTTCTTCGATCGCCTGTCGCTTCCCGCGCGTGTACATCAGATAGGCAAGGAGAATAGTCAGCGGAAAGAGTACGACCGCAAGGATCGCGAGCGGCGGAAACGCGAGAAACAGCAGGAACGTCTTCCACGAAACGATAGTGCCGTTCGACATACCGATATCGTACGGCCGCAAGACGAATATGTTTTGCAGAAGCGTAGGAAATTCGGTCGTCCCTCCGTCAGCGGGTTACTGGAAGCCGATCCGG
Encoded proteins:
- a CDS encoding DJ-1/PfpI family protein, translated to MDAPSIESIAVLLYDGFDELDAIGPYEVFATAADHGAGFDVAHRTLESGGQVTASHGTVVEPEGPLDGTDPDLVVVPGGGWNDRAGRGAWAQSQGALPDELTRRHRDGTTMAAVCTGGMILAAAGLLDGRPATTHHGALADLRETDANVVDARVVDDGDVLTAGGITSGIDLALWLVEREVGADVAETVATELEYDRSDEIHRST
- a CDS encoding SLC13 family permease produces the protein MNLPGRGTAGGRLVLFAVAIVGAGAIALAPSPAGLSLRGQFAVATTYFAAVLWVSGALPLAVTALSIPALLTTFRVYPTLDPALAGFADPFIFLFIAGFMLANALQKYDIDRRIALWMIARLGASARLLVLAVMLATAFLSMWVSNTATTAMMTPIALGVLAQVIGRDEIEEQGEDREAFSNMQIATLLGTAYAASVGGVGTLIGSPPNAIVAAQLNSILGYRLSFFDWLLIGLPVVIITLPIVWYVLTFRLYPPDVSDVSGAREEAREYLREEGALSTRGRRVAIIFTVTAVLWVLGGLGFLFEGLIPAPIFNTIFGADGGPTIFGGLTGHEGILYYVMVGLYAIPALVLADTADWDDLVDIDWGTILLFGGGIALADALEATGATEWFADTVFGSLVGMPIVVVVGVIVLSIIFLPEMTSNTATATIIAPILIGLGGVLAGTLEVTEPAAGIVLAVSGAVAASFAFALPVATPPNAIVFGSGHMNQSHMLRAGLILNVLMTIVLTGLFVLLFTYVWPVVLF
- the mvaD gene encoding phosphomevalonate decarboxylase MvaD, with the translated sequence MKATARAHPIQGLVKYHGMRDDELRLPYHDSISVCTAPSKTTTTVEFDENLDEDSFVIDGETVDGRGRERVESVVSHVRDLADLDIPVRFESENDFPTNVGFGSSSSGFAAAARALCAAADLDLSLPEVSTVARRGSASAARAVTGGFSDLHTGLNDTDCRSERIESDLEDDLRIVGALVPAYKETEEAHREAAESHMFEARLAHIHEQLAEVRDALREGDFERTFSTAEHDSLSLAATTMTGPAGWVYWQPRTLEIFETVRDLREEGLPVYFSTDTGASVYVNTTVEHVDRVEEAVADCGVETRVWEVGGPARVLDESEALL